The following proteins come from a genomic window of Liolophura sinensis isolate JHLJ2023 chromosome 13, CUHK_Ljap_v2, whole genome shotgun sequence:
- the LOC135480560 gene encoding LIM domain transcription factor LMO4.1-like isoform X1 encodes MGDTLMRSDLNSTGFGEDTHITTAYSRMPTPSSTLLNNNNNNSLNYNNNKNHNNNNSMPTPKLTVSNSTRGVKACSGCGDEILDRYLLHALERYWHTNCLKCSCCNAHLGEIGSSCFTKNGLILCKNDYIRLFGSGGSCSSCGQTIPASEFVMKAQGNVYHQKCFTCVVCQCQLVPGDRYSILNGSLVCEQDYPKVLKGHVPLPNRPAHKVC; translated from the exons GATTTGGAGAAGATACCCACATTACTACAGCTTATTCCAGGATGCCTACGCCGTCGTCGACTTTgctcaacaataacaacaacaacagtcttaattacaacaacaacaagaaccataacaacaacaacagtatgcCGACGCCTAAATTGACTGTGTCGAACTCCACACGTGGTGTGAAGGCTTGTTCAGGATGCGGTGATGAAATCCTTGATCGCTATTTGCTACACGCTCTCGAACGATACTGGCATACTAACTGCTTAAAGTGCTCCTGTTGTAACGCCCACCTAGGAGAAATAGGATCATCGTGCTTTACGAAAAACGGACTGATTCTGTGTAAAAACGACTACATAAG ATTGTTCGGTTCTGGCGGAAGCTGCAGCTCGTGTGGCCAGACGATTCCAGCCAGCGAGTTTGTGATGAAGGCTCAAGGGAACGTTTACCACCAGAAATGTTTCACCTGTGTGGTCTGTCAGTGTCAGCTCGTGCCAGGTGACCGGTACAGCATCCTTAACGGCAGTCTCGTGTGTGAGCAGGACTACCCCAAAGTCTTGAAAGGTCACGTGCCCTTACCCAACAGACCTGCGCACAAG GTGTGTTGA
- the LOC135480560 gene encoding LIM domain transcription factor LMO4.1-like isoform X2: MPTPSSTLLNNNNNNSLNYNNNKNHNNNNSMPTPKLTVSNSTRGVKACSGCGDEILDRYLLHALERYWHTNCLKCSCCNAHLGEIGSSCFTKNGLILCKNDYIRLFGSGGSCSSCGQTIPASEFVMKAQGNVYHQKCFTCVVCQCQLVPGDRYSILNGSLVCEQDYPKVLKGHVPLPNRPAHKVC, translated from the exons ATGCCTACGCCGTCGTCGACTTTgctcaacaataacaacaacaacagtcttaattacaacaacaacaagaaccataacaacaacaacagtatgcCGACGCCTAAATTGACTGTGTCGAACTCCACACGTGGTGTGAAGGCTTGTTCAGGATGCGGTGATGAAATCCTTGATCGCTATTTGCTACACGCTCTCGAACGATACTGGCATACTAACTGCTTAAAGTGCTCCTGTTGTAACGCCCACCTAGGAGAAATAGGATCATCGTGCTTTACGAAAAACGGACTGATTCTGTGTAAAAACGACTACATAAG ATTGTTCGGTTCTGGCGGAAGCTGCAGCTCGTGTGGCCAGACGATTCCAGCCAGCGAGTTTGTGATGAAGGCTCAAGGGAACGTTTACCACCAGAAATGTTTCACCTGTGTGGTCTGTCAGTGTCAGCTCGTGCCAGGTGACCGGTACAGCATCCTTAACGGCAGTCTCGTGTGTGAGCAGGACTACCCCAAAGTCTTGAAAGGTCACGTGCCCTTACCCAACAGACCTGCGCACAAG GTGTGTTGA